A genomic window from Gossypium hirsutum isolate 1008001.06 chromosome D12, Gossypium_hirsutum_v2.1, whole genome shotgun sequence includes:
- the LOC107946915 gene encoding uncharacterized protein isoform X2 → MDYDDNDSQSQNLHLAGEGNNKFPPVLRSYDLPRFDFDDNLRGHLRFDSLVETEVFLGIESSEDNQWIEEFSRGSTGIAFSSSAAEPCLISRRTNVWSEVASSESVEMLLKSVGQDETTLGQTISKDSDACDELGCMIKPMDPSLKHRYSSLSKVGDDIQPALHTGEIPGKCVDNQLVKDASQTHEGDPSVHGALEDPNSKNTDIPATERDESKDSKHIVVNENLVEASVDQSLDDSGQEDKFASGSEVNTIIPSVQSTCMTSVLIDDEDSTHLKNDIIDKNVDSLERENVGLSPELHIGGKNLVDDTVACVTSHVQKHSASDMQSREEEHATGNSTANMSEPSGRILEGNSDLHMVEECSKRAGVEILLQTSKSEDIVLSEGKLHDTSSMPIVSDITLMEHENEVSDTDTIICMSLESKVNSTMKLASDAIEKKDLLESDYHPDKKISSSKSEKSLLLAEDGKGSKDEGEDSHDTLVAGPTKVCEKYIVTEHIDDHKCDRSVSVTSKQNTNLPSDCSSADCFDDRSPLVTKGVDSSSFGAGGRVNELASNLQPDVPVSSMLVDCVLLPSDKGMPANTVLDKKEVQVPSSEASFSVVKTSGMTTEKGASCETGEQFSCKIVDQSLLMKNTTTLEGENGDQTLCGVTLEVGKDMHSSSIVSDSTVRKTDGDKALVISKVSTDSAGGASTQLNKTLMSSVPSTSMEASHNTDQNHHKDNDSKLVSEEISGRVAVYQVDVDPAKAFNTSFASAPSSESQTKFHMMESGSSSADLDNPSCGSPIVIRTSEQSQGKIESGVKRSKDQSAVASGVTNEEANKEKSISQDTEGNDATPGDKSFTFEVPPLLGVSEQESGKNWKPFATMQQDKISPAMEGTPSTSGLSKAGAKAARETSCANLQAPKRENVRGGSKGTSERKTRRTGGKSASKEAAKKGNAAKERTPARDSERSDRTSNVSLSSAGTGQLVQSNEMQHYGHIEGGNMKPFGVLSTSVSSLPDLNTSASSSAVFQQPFTDLQQVQLRAQIFVYGALIQGTVPDEAYMISAFGGPDGGRTIWENAWRAGTERVHGKKSLLVSPETPLQSHIGAKTSDQSIKQNTLQSKVTSSPAIRSTGKGTPTTSIVNPMIPLSSPLWSIRTPSGDALQPTGFPRGAVMDYQLAISPLHPPATRNLIGHNSSWMSQSPFRGPWTPQTSAFDGNACFPVRPITEAVNSNPAIASVPHSSSMKQVSAVPVVQSGSPANIFAGTPLLDTKKATLTPGQHSADPKPRKRKKSTVSEEPGQSIPHFQSESPLATVVVSQASKPAAITIPATNISKSTDKFITSVSGNHLKKGDQESDQRASLSEETLSKHKNAQKHAEDAAALAAAAVSHSEEIWRQLDKHKNSGLAPDVETKLTSAAVAIAAAAAVAKAAAAAANVASNAALQSKLMADEALVSSGYRNSTPNNAISDSGKRLSEATPASILRAEDAAASSNSVIVVAREVARRRVEAASAAAKQAENMDAIVKAAELAAEAVSQAGKIVAMGEPFSLAELVEAGPEAYWKVPQASPEPDGAIREQINIGGSMEAPGSSVGHLKEVPVDKREKQDNHRKSPTHREMTRVSMEDRSRLTDGGLAPVATSEKDKKGQKRRKASDVAKTKGVASESEIGFESPLMITQTDREKAGETSKDNNIREGSHVEVLRDGGGSRVAWFLADILNLNNGKAYVCYNELRQEDGDRLKEWVEVEGDRAPRIRCARPSTAMSFEGTRKRRRAAMADYNWSVGDRVDAWMQNSWWEGVVIEKSKKDETSFTVHFPAQGETSGVKAWLLRSSLMWKKGSWVEWSSSVDNNESSREGDTPQEKRQRLGSPVVEAKGKDKLSKNVDIKESGKPDDTKLLDLSANKEIFNIGKSTRDESKPDSLRMIRTGLKKKGSGVVFGVPKPGKKQKFMEVSKHYVADQSSKTHETSDSAKFTKYLMPQGSEPRGTKNKIEPKLMAVSKPKILKSGKLPSVSSRSIPQKNYLPNTMISEPDSVVASDVSKLEDSASHAENVSGKPNLMEFRSFSSSDGAAEGPVLFSSVAVSSDASLKKTPASNAKSERINKGKFAPSGGKLAKIEENVFNDDTTKTSSEGVEPRRSNRRIQPTSRLLEGLQSSLAISKIPSVSFDKSHKSQSRSMRGET, encoded by the exons AATGTCTGGTCTGAGGTGGCATCCTCAGAATCAGTTGAAATGCTATTAAAGTCTGTAGGGCAGGACGAAACTACTCTTGGTCAAACTATTAGTAAGGATTCAGATGCCTGTGATGAGCTGGGTTGCATGATAAAGCCGATGGACCCTAGTTTGAAACACAGATATAGTAGCCTTTCTAAAGTTGGGGATGACATACAACCTGCCCTGCATACAGGTGAGATTCCAGGGAAATGTGTAGATAATCAGTTGGTTAAAGATGCTTCTCAAACCCATGAGGGTGATCCATCTGTTCATGGGGCATTAGAAGATCCAAATAGTAAAAATACTGACATACCTGCAACTGAGAGAGATGAGTCTAAAGATAGTAAACATATTGTTGTTAATGAAAATCTAGTGGAAGCTTCGGTTGATCAGTCTTTGGATGACAGTGGACAGGAAGATAAATTTGCTTCTGGGTCAGAAGTTAATACCATAATCCCTTCTGTGCAAAGCACATGTATGACTAGTGTTTTGATAGATGATGAAGATTCCACACATTTGAAAAATGATATCATTGATAAAAATGTGGACAGTTTAGAGAGGGAAAATGTTGGTTTAAGTCCAGAACTTCACATCGGTGGTAAGAACTTGGTTGATGATACAGTTGCATGTGTTACCTCGCACGTGCAGAAACATTCAGCCTCGGACATGCAATCTAGGGAAGAAGAACATGCTACTGGAAACAGCACTGCTAACATGAGTGAGCCTTCTGGTAGAATATTGGAAGGGAATTCTGACCTACATATGGTGGAAGAATGCAGCAAGCGTGCGGGTGTAGAAATTCTTCTGCAGACCAGCAAGTCTGAAGACATTGTCTTGTCAGAAGGAAAGCTACATGACACATCATCAATGCCCATTGTTAGTGATATTACCCTTATGGAGCATGAAAATGAGGTTAGCGATACTGATACTATAATTTGTATGAGTCTAGAGTCAAAGGTGAATTCAACGATGAAGCTAGCATCTGATGCTATTGAGAAGAAGGATTTGTTAGAAAGTGATTACCACCCAGATAAAAAAATCTCGAGCAGCAAGTCTGAGAAATCTTTGTTGTTAGCAGAAGATGGTAAAGGTTCTAAGGATGAAGGTGAAGATTCTCATGATACTTTGGTTGCTGGACCCACGAAAGTATGTGAAAAGTACATCGTCACTGAACATATTGATGATCATAAATGTGATAGAAGTGTTTCAGTTACTTCAAAGCAGAACACCAATTTGCCTTCTGATTGTAGTAGTGCAGATTGCTTTGATGATAGATCCCCACTTGTAACAAAGGGAGTTGATTCCTCATCATTCGGTGCAGGTGGCAGGGTAAATGAGTTAGCTTCAAATCTACAACCTGATGTTCCTGTCAGCAGTATGTTGG TGGATTGTGTTCTTTTGCCTTCTGATAAGGGCATGCCAGCCAATACTGTTTTGGATAAGAAAGAGGTTCAGGTGCCATCTTCAGAAGCAAGTTTCTCAGTCGTAAAGACTTCTGGAATGACAACCGAAAAAGGTGCTTCTTGTGAGACTGGTGAACAGTTCTCATGCAAGATAGTTGATCAGTCATTGTTAATGAAGAATACCACTACACTTGAAGGCGAAAATGGAGACCAAACACTTTGCGGAGTCACATTGGAGGTTGGAAAGGATATGCATTCATCATCTATTGTCTCTGATTCAACAGTGAGGAAGACTGATGGTGACAAAGCTCTAGTTATCTCTAAGGTTTCTACAGATTCTGCAG GTGGTGCTTCAACTCAGCTGAACAAGACCTTGATGAGTTCAGTGCCTTCAACTTCAATGGAAGCCTCTCATAATACTGACCAAAATCACCATAAAGATAATGATTCCAAATTGGTTTCTGAAGAGATCAGTGGTCGTGTTGCTGTGTATCAGGTTGATG TTGATCCTGCAAAGGCTTTTAATACTTCCTTTGCTTCTGCGCCTTCATCTGAATCTCAAACTAAGTTTCACATGATGGAAAGTGGAAGTAGCAGTGCTGATCTTGACAATCCTTCCTGTGGCTCTCCAATTGTCATTAGAACTTCTGAGCAGTCACAAGGTAAAATTGAAAGTGGTGTGAAAAGATCCAAAGATCAGAGTGCTGTAGCATCTGGTGTTACTAACGAGGAAGCGAACAAAGAGAAGTCAATTTCTCAGGATACAGAAGGAAATGATGCTACTCCAGGAGACAAAAGTTTCACCTTTGAGGTACCTCCATTGTTAGGTGTGTCTGAACAAGAATCTGGAAAGAATTGGAAACCTTTTGCGACCATGCAACAAGATAAAATATCCCCG GCCATGGAAGGAACTCCATCAACCTCTGGCTTAAGCAAAGCGGGGGCCAAGGCTGCTCGAGAGACAAGTTGTGCAAATCTTCAGGCACCTAAAAGGGAGAATGTGCGTGGTGGCTCCAAAGGGACTTCTGAGCGTAAAACAAGACGAACAGGTGGTAAGAGTGCAAGTAAGGAAGCTGCTAAAAAGGGAAATGCTGCAAAAGAGAGAACCCCTGCAAGGGACTCAGAAAGAAGTGATAGAACAAGTAATGTGTCACTCAGTTCAGCTGGAACTGGTCAACTTGTGCAATCCAATGAGATGCAGCACTATGGACATATAGAAGGCGGTAATATGAAACCATTTGGTGTTCTTTCTACTTCAGTATCTAGTCTGCCAGACTTGAACACATCAGCTTCTTCATCTGCAGTTTTTCAACAGCCTTTTACAGATTTGCAGCAAGTTCAGTTGCGCGCTCAGATTTTTGTATATGGAGCTTTGAT ACAAGGAACAGTACCTGATGAGGCATATATGATATCGGCATTTGGAGGACCTG ATGGTGGAAGAACCATTTGGGAGAATGCTTGGCGAGCAGGTACTGAGAGGGTACATGGTAAAAAATCGCTTCTTGTTAGCCCTGAAACTCCGTTGCAGTCTCATATAG GTGCTAAAACTTCTGATCAATCGATCAAACAAAATACACTTCAGAGTAAGGTTACATCCTCACCTGCTATTCGTTCTACCGGCAAGGGTACTCCAACAACATCAATTGTAAACCCAATGATACCCCTTTCATCACCACTATGGAGTATTCGTACACCTTCTGGTGACGCCCTTCAACCTACTGGCTTTCCAAGAGGTGCAGTTATGGATTATCAGCTAGCAATTTCTCCATTACATCCTCCAGCTACAAGGAATTTAATCGGACACAATTCTTCTTGGATGTCCCAATCCCCTTTTCGTGGCCCCTGGACTCCACAGACTTCTGCATTTGATGGCAATGCTTGTTTTCCTGTGCGCCCGATCACAGAAGCAGTTAATTCAAATCCTGCAATAGCATCTGTGCCTCATTCTTCTAGCATGAAACAGGTTTCTGCAGTTCCTGTGGTCCAGAGTGGAAGTCCTGCCAATATTTTTGCAGGGACTCCACTGCTTGACACAAAAAAGGCAACATTAACACCTGGTCAGCATTCTGCTGATCCAAAGCCTAGAAAACGGAAAAAGTCTACAGTTTCTGAGGAGCCTGGGCAGAGTATACCTCATTTTCAATCAGAGTCCCCATTGGCTACTGTTGTGGTTAGTCAGGCCTCTAAACCTGCTGCAATTACCATTCCTGCTACCAATATATCTAAGTCCACTGATAAATTCATAACATCTGTCTCTGGTAATCATCTCAAAAAGGGTGACCAAGAATCAGATCAGAGGGCTAGTCTCTCTGAAGAGACTCTTAGTAAACACAAAAATGCTCAGAAGCATGCAGAGGATGCTGCTGCtcttgctgctgctgctgttaGTCACAGTGAAGAAATATGGAGGCAGTTGGACAAGCACAAAAATTCAGGGTTGGCACCAGATGTTGAAACTAAATTGACTTCCGCAGCTGTTGCAATAGCAGCAGCTGCTGCTGTTGCAAAGGCTGCGGCTGCGGCTGCCAATGTCGCCTCAAATGCTGCCTTACAATCAAAATTGATGGCTGATGAAGCATTGGTTTCAAGTGGCTACAGAAATTCCACTCCCAATAATGCAATATCTGATAGTGGGAAGAGGTTGAGCGAGGCTACTCCTGCATCCATCTTAAGGGCTGAGGATGCTGCTGCTAGTTCGAATTCTGTCATTGTTGTTGCCAGGGAAGTTGCTAGAAGGAGGGTAGAAGCAGCTTCAGCTGCCGCAAAGCAAGCTGAAAACATGGATGCCATTGTTAAAGCTGCGGAGCTGGCAGCTGAAGCTGTGTCACAAGCTGGGAAGATTGTTGCAATGGGTGAACCTTTCTCATTGGCTGAATTGGTAGAAGCAGGTCCAGAGGCATATTGGAAAGTACCCCAAGCATCCCCTGAGCCAGATGGTGCTATTAGAGAGCAGATAAACATAGGTGGTAGCATGGAAGCTCCTGGTTCATCTGTTGGGCATCTAAAAGAGGTTCCTGTGGACAAGAGGGAAAAGCAGGATAACCACAGAAAGTCACCTACTCATAGAGAGATGACCAGAGTGTCTATGGAAGATCGTTCTAGATTGACAGATGGCGGTTTGGCTCCTGTTGCAACAagtgaaaaagataaaaaaggaCAAAAGAGGCGCAAAGCTTCAGATGTTGCCAAAACTAAAGGAGTTGCTTCTGAATCTGAGATTGGTTTTGAATCACCTTTGATGATCACTCAGACTGACCGTGAAAAAGCAGGGGAAACttcaaaagataataatataagGGAAGGCTCGCATGTTGAG GTATTGAGAGATGGAGGTGGGTCAAGAGTAGCATGGTTCCTGGCAGATATACTGAACTTGAACAATGGCAAAGCTTATGTGTGTTACAATGAACTTCGACAAGAGG ATGGTGATAGGCTAAAGGAATGGGTGGAAGTTGAAGGTGATAGGGCACCTAGGATACGCTGTGCTCGTCCTAGTACAGCTATGTCATTTGAAGGAACAAGGAAGAGACGCAGGGCAGCCATGGCGGATTATAATTGGTCTGTTGGAGATAGGGTTGATGCATGGATGCAAAATAG CTGGTGGGAGGGAGTTGTCATTGAGAAGAGCAAGAAAGATGAAACTTCATTTACTGTCCATTTTCCTG CTCAAGGAGAAACATCTGGTGTCAAAGCATGGCTTCTTCGTTCTTCTCTGATGTGGAAGAAAGGTAGTTGGGTTGAATGGTCCAGCTCTGTTGATAATAATGAGTCTTCCCGTGAG GGTGATACCCCACAGGAAAAGCGGCAAAGGTTAGGCAGTCCTGTGGTTGAGGCCAAAGGGAAAGATAAGCTTTCAAAAAATGTTGACATTAAGGAATCTGGGAAACCTGATGACACGAAATTGCTGGATTTATCTGCAAACAAAGaaatatttaatattggtaaAAGTACCAGAGATGAGAGTAAACCTGACTCACTGAGAATGATACGTACTGGTttaaagaagaaaggatcaggaGTGGTTTTTGGTGTTCCTAAGCCTGGAAAGAAGCAAAAGTTTATGGAAGTAAGTAAACATTATGTTGCAGATCAGAGTAGCAAGACTCATGAAACTAGTGATTCAGCCAAGTTTACAAAATATTTAATGCCTCAAGGATCTGAACCCCGTggaacgaaaaataaaattgaaccaAAACTAATGGCTGTATCCAAGCCCAAGATTCTCAAGTCTGGAAAATTGCCTAGTGTTTCTAGTAGAAGTATTCCTCAGAAAAACTACTTACCAAACACTATGATTTCTGAACCTGATAGTGTTGTGGCCTCAGATGTGTCAAAATTGGAGGATTCTGCAAGCCATGCTGAGAATGTATCAGGAAAGCCAAACTTGATGGAGTTCAGATCATTTTCATCTTCTGATGGAGCAGCAGAGGGCCCGGTCTTATTTTCTTCTGTGGCTGTCTCATCAGATGCATCCCTCAAGAAAACTCCTGCTTCAAATGCTAAATCTGAAAGGATTAATAAGGGGAAGTTCGCACCATCTGGTGGGAAGTTGGCAAAAATCGAGGAAAATGTTTTCAATGATGATACAACAAAAACAAGTTCTGAAGGTGTTGAACCTCGTAGATCTAATCGCAGGATTCAGCCAACATCAAGA CTTTTGGAAGGGCTACAAAGCTCGTTGGCCATCTCGAAAATTCCTTCGGTTTCATTCGACAAAAGTCACAAAAGTCAAAGCAGAAGTATGAGAGGTGAAACTTAA